In the genome of Mycobacterium kansasii ATCC 12478, one region contains:
- a CDS encoding PAS domain-containing protein, which translates to MTHDWLLVETLGDEPAVVAQGRQLKNLVPITTFLRRSPHLSAVRTAITESLQTGQSLSSITPKSDRVICTEPVVMSDGRVHGVQVWIGPAGAEPPERPIPGPLKWDLTLGVATDTRESLINSGKNPDVEVTYGRAFAEDLPSRELSPNETRVLAMVVKPEPGQTLCSTWDLTDWQGNPIRLGFTARSALEPGPDGREHLVARAINWRAELKGPLVPVDDLAQKILDGLAQAGVHRALVDLNTWTLLKWLDEPCPFYDWRVNEPDKPRVHPDDQELIAAMTKEFANGATSGVLRLPGNDTDWVPVHVTVNRIELEPETFAGLISLRLPTAAELADAGLPTAVPDST; encoded by the coding sequence ATGACCCACGACTGGCTGCTCGTGGAAACGCTGGGGGACGAACCGGCCGTCGTCGCCCAGGGGCGTCAGCTCAAGAATCTTGTTCCGATCACCACGTTCCTGCGCCGCAGTCCCCATCTCTCGGCCGTCCGCACGGCGATCACCGAGTCGCTGCAGACCGGTCAGAGCCTCAGCAGCATTACGCCCAAGAGCGATCGTGTCATCTGCACCGAACCCGTCGTGATGTCGGACGGTCGGGTGCACGGTGTGCAGGTGTGGATCGGTCCCGCCGGTGCGGAACCGCCGGAGCGACCTATCCCGGGCCCGCTGAAATGGGACCTGACCCTGGGGGTGGCCACCGACACCCGCGAGTCGCTGATCAACAGTGGCAAGAATCCCGACGTCGAGGTCACCTACGGCAGGGCTTTCGCCGAGGACTTGCCGTCGCGCGAACTCAGTCCGAACGAAACCCGGGTGCTGGCCATGGTGGTCAAGCCTGAGCCTGGCCAAACACTGTGCAGTACTTGGGATCTCACGGATTGGCAAGGAAACCCGATCAGGTTGGGTTTCACCGCGCGCAGCGCGCTGGAGCCGGGGCCGGACGGCCGCGAGCACCTGGTCGCGCGAGCGATTAACTGGCGGGCCGAACTCAAAGGCCCCCTGGTGCCGGTCGACGACCTGGCACAGAAGATTCTCGACGGACTCGCGCAGGCCGGGGTCCACCGGGCGCTGGTCGACCTGAACACCTGGACCCTGTTGAAGTGGCTCGACGAACCGTGCCCGTTCTACGACTGGCGGGTCAACGAGCCCGACAAGCCGCGCGTGCATCCCGACGACCAGGAGCTCATCGCCGCGATGACAAAGGAATTCGCTAACGGAGCCACCAGCGGCGTGCTGCGGCTTCCCGGCAACGACACCGATTGGGTGCCGGTGCACGTCACGGTCAACCGGATAGAACTGGAGCCGGAGACGTTCGCCGGACTGATCTCGTTGCGGTTGCCCACCGCTGCCGAACTCGCCGACGCCGGATTGCCGACGGCCGTACCCGACTCGACCTGA